Proteins found in one Manduca sexta isolate Smith_Timp_Sample1 chromosome 8, JHU_Msex_v1.0, whole genome shotgun sequence genomic segment:
- the LOC115440081 gene encoding UDP-GlcNAc:betaGal beta-1,3-N-acetylglucosaminyltransferase-like protein 1, whose protein sequence is MVDVSIIIPVYNGEKWIDNCMSSIATQTAFDAGLNIEIVVFNDGSTDRSELILENWANYYKTRNILFNFTSSGNSGVGAAKNGAVKISRGNYLCFQDIDDVMHPDRIILQYEAAKGNHNALIGSRISRVPANSTPRLVRWANNLSPAQLKTQIYTANGPTLLMPTWFCHRSVFKKVGGFTEQGHGTPEDLIFFYSHIDLGGDLHRVDKELVVYTYHEDAATFSVTRKKIWQVQLDRLEKYVISNWKSFMVWNAGKWGRRLLRSLTPENLHKVTAVCDVDKNKIGTMLELYSPVERIVKNRLPIIHFLDAKPPLLICVKLDLTNGQFEKNLNSLNLTEGVDYVLFN, encoded by the coding sequence ATGGTTGATGTATCCATAATTATACCAGTATATAATGGTGAAAAGTGGATAGACAACTGTATGAGTTCAATCGCCACTCAGACTGCATTCGATGCCGgattaaatatagaaattgtGGTCTTTAATGATGGCAGTACTGATAGATCAGAGTTAATATTGGAAAATTGGGCTAACTACTATAAAACACGTaacatattgtttaatttcacTAGCTCTGGTAATTCAGGTGTTGGTGCAGCTAAGAATGGCGCTGTTAAAATAAGTCGaggaaattatttatgttttcaagATATTGATGATGTGATGCACCCTGACAGAATAATTTTGCAATATGAAGCTGCTAAGGGTAACCATAATGCTCTTATTGGTAGCAGAATATCTAGGGTACCTGCTAATTCTACGCCACGTCTTGTTCGCTGGGCAAATAATCTCTCGCCAGCACAACTTAAAACTCAAATATATACTGCAAATGGTCCTACACTCCTCATGCCTACATGGTTTTGTCATAGATCTGTGTTTAAAAAAGTTGGTGGTTTTACTGAGCAAGGCCATGGAACTCCGGAAgatctcatatttttttattctcacaTTGATTTGGGAGGAGATCTGCACAGAGTTGATAAAGAGTTAGTTGTTTACACATATCATGAAGATGCAGCTACATTTTCTGTGACAAGGAAAAAAATTTGGCAAGTTCAATTAGATAGACTTGAAAAATATGTGATATCTAATTGGAAATCATTTATGGTTTGGAATGCTGGTAAATGGGGAAGAAGGCTACTCCGCTCTCTAACTCCAGAAAACCTTCATAAAGTGACAGCAGTCTGTGatgttgataaaaataaaataggcacAATGCTGGAGTTATACAGTCCAGTAGAAagaatagtaaaaaatagattGCCTATAATACACTTTTTAGATGCAAAGCCTCCTttattaatttgtgttaaattAGATCTAACTAATGGACAGTTTGAAAAGAATCTCAACTCATTGAATCTCACAGAAGGTGttgattatgtattatttaattaa
- the LOC115440079 gene encoding stress-induced-phosphoprotein 1 yields the protein MDETKKAQPTVEELKNKGNECVKDEKFIEAVLHYTQAIKMDPNNYVLYSNRSFAFLKLDQHYLSLQDANETVRLQPNWAKGYFRRAEVEAASELYDEAIISYTRALQLEPHNVKLMESIKNITNMQEKKLKDSQNTIWICTCVGLITGIAVVILDYSFTANPTLTHPFSMIAFSMALSGIGFAVGKTAAMMNTWSAGKSLQPPEDLGNDNSNEKDNTMPEKKTKYSKAQARQRYKQGKL from the exons atggaTGAAACAAAGAAAGCGCAACCAACGGTAGAAGAACTAAAAAATAAGGGGAATGAATGTGTTAAGGATGAGAAATTTATCGAAGCCGTATTGCATTATACGCAGGCTATTAAAATGGATCCCAATAATTACGTTTTATACAGCAATAGATCATTTGCCTTCTTGAAGTTGGATCAACATTATCTGTCACTGCAAGATGCAAATGAAACTGTTAGACTACAACCTAATTGGGCTAAG ggtTATTTCCGAAGAGCAGAAGTGGAAGCAGCCAGTGAATTATATGATGAAGCCATTATATCTTACACAAGGGCTTTGCAACTCGAACCtcataatgtaaaattaatggaATCCATAAAAAACATTACCAATATGcaggaaaagaaattaaaag atagtCAAAATACAATATGGATTTGTACATGTGTGGGTCTCATCACTGGGATTGCTGTGGTCATATTAGATTATAGTTTTACTGCCAACCCTACTTTAACT catCCATTCAGTATGATTGCATTCTCAATGGCACTATCTGGTATTGGATTTGCTGTTGGTAAAACGGCAGCTATGATGAACACATGGAGTGCAGGGAAATCTCTTCAACCACCAGAAGACTtag GAAATGACAATTCGAATGAAAAAGACAACACAATGCCTgaaaagaaaactaaatataGCAAAGCACAAGCCCGACAAAGATATAAGCAAGGGAAACTATAG
- the LOC115440077 gene encoding integrator complex subunit 3 homolog isoform X1 — MEQCKSNSPKLFVSTAIENKDEVEERYERAYNYFQSLVADCSEKEAHDALNNAVCKNHEEVSLGMLMSILTEPHNATKCYRDLTLVTRDGLTCVLNNLSNLILERYLKFQDTTRNQLLWLIKEMIRNAVTGVDSVCWNLMRYASGGDITPKNIILVESLLDIYIENRSWLDKFPVLICMVVYTYLRLIEDHNIAQLMSLRQKEVNFVITLIRERFSDVLTLGRDLVRLLQNVARIPEFNQLWQDILMNPKMLCPTFTNVLQLLQTRTSRRYLQSRLTPDMERKLVFLTSQVRFGHHKKYQEWFQRQYLATPESQSLRSDMIRFIVGVIHPTNELLCSDIIPRWAVIGWLLTTCTSNVAASNAKLALFYDWLFYDPEKDNIMNIEPAILVMHHSMRSHPAVTATLLDFLCRIIPNFYPPYADKVRQGIFNSLQQIIEKRVLPNLHPLFDSPKLDRELRATVRDTFKEFCTNGNGEGVSGLREEGNDELMPKGGPDEPAFSDDEDDNIPPTIAEDTDDDDLPLSEVRARERPELAAALPLVLRPLAETLLDDRTSASATALLDACGSPTPTATALADLFTATVQEVPPLRISCNPTPAELESALNSPIFGMFTYLTPNSDEAKRKLVLETFKEIHSQNTLHCVGYCLLFYLKVCYERDRRAERNAAKRRNVKFKADIYKEYCSYLELKIGESLADDFERCQDCDSNVLVWLIPDVYREFKDQAQNHIRLLHAIVSTLDARQLQRLVCLTLQGNLMMFKSDDITTMLSTSLNWETFEQYCLWQLLTAHDISVEDVLPIIPKLSYKDHAEALTSVLLMLKQERPTAEVLRQLFCRTLDEDDTSVVSTLMYWCQDFEDKVGDLVATLLSTRYPGTSPNKRKRPGKHSIPPNAPPSAELVLGHLEQMRVCCVEQDDMSIFNMECMQKALQQAQSNSSDNLRRQYSELFSLAWEDELPISRRARKLVSNSLPINQNLHSSNEDSEEEEIVVKPKQAKRRKKAISDSD, encoded by the exons ATGGAGCAGTGTAAATCTAATTCACCGAAACTATTCGTGAGCACCGCTATAGAAAACAAGGACGAAGTAGAAGAG agATATGAAAGAGCTTACAACTATTTTCAATCACTGGTGGCCGACTGCAGTGAAAAAGAAGCGCACGATGCTCTCAACAACGCAGTATGTAAGAATCACGAGGAAGTGTCGCTTGGCATGCTCATGTCGATCCTAACAGAGCCCCACAACGCCACTAAATGTTACAGAGATCTCACTCTTGTCACCAGAGATGGCTTAACATGCGTGCTTAACAATTTATCCAATTTAATACTAGAAAGGTACTTAAAGTTCCAAGATACAACACGCAATCAACTTTTGTGGCTTATTAAGGAAATGATAAGAAATGCAGTCACTGGAGTGGACAGTGTGTGCTGGAACTTGATGCGTTATGCTTCAGGAGGAGACATAACgcccaaaaatataatattggtgGAATCTCTTTTggatatttatatagaaaatcgGTCATGGTTGGACAAATTTCCTGTACTTATATGTATGGTGGTATATACATACTTAAGGTTAATAGAAGATCATAATATTGCACAATTGATGAGTTTAAGGCAAAAGGAAGTTAATTTTGTTATCACTCTTATAAGGGAGCGCTTTTCAGATGTGTTAACTTTAGGTAGAGATTTAGTTCGTTTACTGCAAAATGTTGCCCGCATTCCTGAATTCAATCAATTGTGGCAAGATATATTAATGAATCCCAAAATGCTTTGCCCTACTTTTACTAATGTACTACAACTGTTGCAAACAAGGACATCCCGGAGATATCTTCAGTCCAGGCTAACACCAGATATGGAAAGGAAACTTGTTTTTCTTACATCACAAGTTAGGTTTGGTCACCACAAAAAATATCAAGAGTGGTTTCAAAGACAGTACCTTGCAACCCCGGAGTCACAATCTCTCAGAAGTGATATGATCCGTTTCATAGTTGGTGTCATACATCCAACCAATGAACTGTTATGCTCTGATATAATACCAAGATGGGCAGTCATTGGATGGCTTCTTACCACATGTACTTCAAATGTAGCAGCATCCAATGCTAAGCTAGCACTATTTTATGATTGGTTGTTCTACGACCCTGAAAAAGACAACATAATGAATATTGAACCGGCAATACTTGTTATGCATCATTCAATGAGATCCCATCCTGCTGTCACTGCAACATTGTTAGATTTTCTATGCAGGATAATTCCAAATTTTTACCCTCCATATGCTGATAAAGTCAGGCAAGGCATATTCAACTCACTACAACAAATTATTGAGAAAAGAGTATTACCTAACTTGCATCCATTGTTTGACTCACCGAAATTGGATCGTGAATTACGTGCCACTGTGAGAGATACTTTCAAAGAATTTTGCACAAACGGCAATGGTGAGGGGGTTTCCGGCTTAAGAGAAGAAGGTAACGACGAACTTATGCCCAAAGGCGGACCTGACGAACCAGCATTTTCTGACGACGAAGACGATAATATTCCACCAACCATAGCTGAGGACACTGATGACGACGATTTACCGTTATCCGAAGTTAGGGCACGAGAACGTCCTGAATTAGCTGCCGCGCTTCCGTTAGTTCTGCGACCGCTGGCAGAAACCTTGTTAGACGACCGTACGTCCGCCTCCGCCACTGCTCTGCTCGATGCGTGTGGTTCCCCAACACCGACTGCCACCGCGCTCGCTGATCTCTTTACAGCAACGGTGCAAGAAGTACCGCCACTACGTATAAGTTGTAATCCGACACCTGCCGAACTCGAATCTGCATTAAATTCACCAATATTCGGTATGTTCACCTACCTGACGCCGAACAGCGACGAAGCAAAGAGGAAACTCGTATTAGAAACCTTTAAGGAAATACACTCTCAAAATACCCTACACTGTGTTGGTTACTGTTTGCTGTTTTATCTAAAAGTATGTTACGAGCGAGACCGGCGCGCTGAACGCAATGCCGCCAAAAGAAGAAATGTGAAATTCAAAGCAGACatatataaagaatattgtagttatttagaattaaaaataggAGAAAGTTTAGCGGATGATTTTGAAAGATGTCAGGATTGCGACTCAAACGTTTTAGTGTGGTTGATACCCGACGTGTACAGGGAGTTTAAAGATCAAGCTCAAAACCATATAAGGTTACTACACGCTATTGTATCCACGTTAGATGCACGACAACTGCAGAGATTAGTGTGTTTAACCTTGCAGGGCAACTTGATGATGTTTAAATCCGATGATATCACGACAATGTTATCAACAAGCCTGAATTGGGAGACGTTCGAGCAGTACTGCCTTTGGCAACTCTTAACTGCGCATGATATATCAGTCGAAGATGTTTTACCTATCATTCCTAAATTATCGTATAAAGATCACGCCGAAGCGCTCACGTCGGTGCTCCTAATGCTGAAACAAGAGCGGCCGACTGCCGAGGTTCTGCGACAGTTATTCTGCAGAACACTCGATGAGGACGATACATCTGTTGTTTCAACCCTTATGTATTGGTGCCAAGACTTCGAAGACAAAGTTGGTGATTTGGTGGCAACTCTGTTGAGTACAAGATATCCAGGCACTAGCCCCAACAAGAGAAAACGCCCGGGGAAACACAGTATCCCACCAAATGCTCCACCATCCGCGGAATTG GTGCTGGGGCATTTGGAGCAAATGAGGGTATGCTGTGTAGAGCAAGATGATATGTCAATTTTTAACATGGAGTGTATGCAGAAGGCTTTACAACAAGCACAGTCGAATAGTAGCGATAATTTAAGG AGACAATATAGTGAATTATTTTCGTTGGCATGGGAAGATGAATTGCCCATATCCAGAAGAGCTAGAAAGTTAGTTTCTAATTCCTTACCAATCAATCAAAACTTACATTCTTCCAATGAAGACAGTGAG gaAGAGGAAATAGTAGTAAAACCCAAACAAGCCAAGCGACGAAAGAAGGCTATTTCGGACAGTGATTGA
- the LOC115440077 gene encoding integrator complex subunit 3 homolog isoform X2 codes for MEQCKSNSPKLFVSTAIENKDEVEERYERAYNYFQSLVADCSEKEAHDALNNAVCKNHEEVSLGMLMSILTEPHNATKCYRDLTLVTRDGLTCVLNNLSNLILERYLKFQDTTRNQLLWLIKEMIRNAVTGVDSVCWNLMRYASGGDITPKNIILVESLLDIYIENRSWLDKFPVLICMVVYTYLRLIEDHNIAQLMSLRQKEVNFVITLIRERFSDVLTLGRDLVRLLQNVARIPEFNQLWQDILMNPKMLCPTFTNVLQLLQTRTSRRYLQSRLTPDMERKLVFLTSQVRFGHHKKYQEWFQRQYLATPESQSLRSDMIRFIVGVIHPTNELLCSDIIPRWAVIGWLLTTCTSNVAASNAKLALFYDWLFYDPEKDNIMNIEPAILVMHHSMRSHPAVTATLLDFLCRIIPNFYPPYADKVRQGIFNSLQQIIEKRVLPNLHPLFDSPKLDRELRATVRDTFKEFCTNGNGEGVSGLREEGNDELMPKGGPDEPAFSDDEDDNIPPTIAEDTDDDDLPLSEVRARERPELAAALPLVLRPLAETLLDDRTSASATALLDACGSPTPTATALADLFTATVQEVPPLRISCNPTPAELESALNSPIFGMFTYLTPNSDEAKRKLVLETFKEIHSQNTLHCVGYCLLFYLKVCYERDRRAERNAAKRRNVKFKADIYKEYCSYLELKIGESLADDFERCQDCDSNVLVWLIPDVYREFKDQAQNHIRLLHAIVSTLDARQLQRLVCLTLQGNLMMFKSDDITTMLSTSLNWETFEQYCLWQLLTAHDISVEDVLPIIPKLSYKDHAEALTSVLLMLKQERPTAEVLRQLFCRTLDEDDTSVVSTLMYWCQDFEDKVGDLVATLLSTRYPGTSPNKRKRPGKHSIPPNAPPSAELVLGHLEQMRVCCVEQDDMSIFNMECMQKALQQAQSNSSDNLREEEIVVKPKQAKRRKKAISDSD; via the exons ATGGAGCAGTGTAAATCTAATTCACCGAAACTATTCGTGAGCACCGCTATAGAAAACAAGGACGAAGTAGAAGAG agATATGAAAGAGCTTACAACTATTTTCAATCACTGGTGGCCGACTGCAGTGAAAAAGAAGCGCACGATGCTCTCAACAACGCAGTATGTAAGAATCACGAGGAAGTGTCGCTTGGCATGCTCATGTCGATCCTAACAGAGCCCCACAACGCCACTAAATGTTACAGAGATCTCACTCTTGTCACCAGAGATGGCTTAACATGCGTGCTTAACAATTTATCCAATTTAATACTAGAAAGGTACTTAAAGTTCCAAGATACAACACGCAATCAACTTTTGTGGCTTATTAAGGAAATGATAAGAAATGCAGTCACTGGAGTGGACAGTGTGTGCTGGAACTTGATGCGTTATGCTTCAGGAGGAGACATAACgcccaaaaatataatattggtgGAATCTCTTTTggatatttatatagaaaatcgGTCATGGTTGGACAAATTTCCTGTACTTATATGTATGGTGGTATATACATACTTAAGGTTAATAGAAGATCATAATATTGCACAATTGATGAGTTTAAGGCAAAAGGAAGTTAATTTTGTTATCACTCTTATAAGGGAGCGCTTTTCAGATGTGTTAACTTTAGGTAGAGATTTAGTTCGTTTACTGCAAAATGTTGCCCGCATTCCTGAATTCAATCAATTGTGGCAAGATATATTAATGAATCCCAAAATGCTTTGCCCTACTTTTACTAATGTACTACAACTGTTGCAAACAAGGACATCCCGGAGATATCTTCAGTCCAGGCTAACACCAGATATGGAAAGGAAACTTGTTTTTCTTACATCACAAGTTAGGTTTGGTCACCACAAAAAATATCAAGAGTGGTTTCAAAGACAGTACCTTGCAACCCCGGAGTCACAATCTCTCAGAAGTGATATGATCCGTTTCATAGTTGGTGTCATACATCCAACCAATGAACTGTTATGCTCTGATATAATACCAAGATGGGCAGTCATTGGATGGCTTCTTACCACATGTACTTCAAATGTAGCAGCATCCAATGCTAAGCTAGCACTATTTTATGATTGGTTGTTCTACGACCCTGAAAAAGACAACATAATGAATATTGAACCGGCAATACTTGTTATGCATCATTCAATGAGATCCCATCCTGCTGTCACTGCAACATTGTTAGATTTTCTATGCAGGATAATTCCAAATTTTTACCCTCCATATGCTGATAAAGTCAGGCAAGGCATATTCAACTCACTACAACAAATTATTGAGAAAAGAGTATTACCTAACTTGCATCCATTGTTTGACTCACCGAAATTGGATCGTGAATTACGTGCCACTGTGAGAGATACTTTCAAAGAATTTTGCACAAACGGCAATGGTGAGGGGGTTTCCGGCTTAAGAGAAGAAGGTAACGACGAACTTATGCCCAAAGGCGGACCTGACGAACCAGCATTTTCTGACGACGAAGACGATAATATTCCACCAACCATAGCTGAGGACACTGATGACGACGATTTACCGTTATCCGAAGTTAGGGCACGAGAACGTCCTGAATTAGCTGCCGCGCTTCCGTTAGTTCTGCGACCGCTGGCAGAAACCTTGTTAGACGACCGTACGTCCGCCTCCGCCACTGCTCTGCTCGATGCGTGTGGTTCCCCAACACCGACTGCCACCGCGCTCGCTGATCTCTTTACAGCAACGGTGCAAGAAGTACCGCCACTACGTATAAGTTGTAATCCGACACCTGCCGAACTCGAATCTGCATTAAATTCACCAATATTCGGTATGTTCACCTACCTGACGCCGAACAGCGACGAAGCAAAGAGGAAACTCGTATTAGAAACCTTTAAGGAAATACACTCTCAAAATACCCTACACTGTGTTGGTTACTGTTTGCTGTTTTATCTAAAAGTATGTTACGAGCGAGACCGGCGCGCTGAACGCAATGCCGCCAAAAGAAGAAATGTGAAATTCAAAGCAGACatatataaagaatattgtagttatttagaattaaaaataggAGAAAGTTTAGCGGATGATTTTGAAAGATGTCAGGATTGCGACTCAAACGTTTTAGTGTGGTTGATACCCGACGTGTACAGGGAGTTTAAAGATCAAGCTCAAAACCATATAAGGTTACTACACGCTATTGTATCCACGTTAGATGCACGACAACTGCAGAGATTAGTGTGTTTAACCTTGCAGGGCAACTTGATGATGTTTAAATCCGATGATATCACGACAATGTTATCAACAAGCCTGAATTGGGAGACGTTCGAGCAGTACTGCCTTTGGCAACTCTTAACTGCGCATGATATATCAGTCGAAGATGTTTTACCTATCATTCCTAAATTATCGTATAAAGATCACGCCGAAGCGCTCACGTCGGTGCTCCTAATGCTGAAACAAGAGCGGCCGACTGCCGAGGTTCTGCGACAGTTATTCTGCAGAACACTCGATGAGGACGATACATCTGTTGTTTCAACCCTTATGTATTGGTGCCAAGACTTCGAAGACAAAGTTGGTGATTTGGTGGCAACTCTGTTGAGTACAAGATATCCAGGCACTAGCCCCAACAAGAGAAAACGCCCGGGGAAACACAGTATCCCACCAAATGCTCCACCATCCGCGGAATTG GTGCTGGGGCATTTGGAGCAAATGAGGGTATGCTGTGTAGAGCAAGATGATATGTCAATTTTTAACATGGAGTGTATGCAGAAGGCTTTACAACAAGCACAGTCGAATAGTAGCGATAATTTAAGG gaAGAGGAAATAGTAGTAAAACCCAAACAAGCCAAGCGACGAAAGAAGGCTATTTCGGACAGTGATTGA
- the LOC115440088 gene encoding heterogeneous nuclear ribonucleoprotein M isoform X1, with protein MMDAQREKERDRSRRGDRPSRFSDVTRDRSSDRDRPEGKRLFVSNIPYEFRWTELKDLFKEKVGDVAYVELFNDENGKARGCGVVEFTNSEAMKKALFVMHRYELNGRKLVLKEETGNERNRLNSTRSTGGGGGGRINRDDKDNWGINKPREPENFNTYGLSLQFLESINVQPPLVKKVFVANLDYKADRAKIKEVFKMAGKVRNIDLAVDKDGNSRGFAVIEYDHPVEAVQAISMFDKQMLYDRRMTVRMDRGVTDKSEVRLPEGLKSVGLGLGPNGEPLRDVARNLAHTTPTNNLNLTGTAPTLGAGVLGAVPATSVTLNGLGTGLTANTLNTNTALGGGLGLQALGLTGLGALQNQLLQQGLTANDLATVLTAQAANVNQANLNLGNSDLNTNVLNNTGLSSNLLGTNSLSSGPLSEFSLGNSRQLGGVSVPNQGYGRDPGMQQNTREKTSDMVIITNLPPTVTWQLIREKFSECGDVKFAEMTAPDTAIVRFHKEWDAERAIKMFDRTRIEGRTIDVRYF; from the exons ATGATGGACGCACAGCGTGAAAAAGAACGCGACCGGTCTAGACGCGGGGACAGACCTTCAAGATTTTCTGATGTGACGCGTGACCGGTCTTCGGATCGCGATCGTCCAGAGGGCAAACGCTTGTTCGTGTCTAATATACCATACGAGTTCCGCTGGACGGAATTAAAGGACTTGTTCAAAGAAAAG gttGGAGATGTTGCTTATGTTGAGCTCTTTAATGATGAGAATGGTAAGGCGAGAGGTTGTGGTGTTGTGGAGTTCACAAACTCTGAAGCCATGAAAAAAGCCCTTTTTGTAATGCACCGCTATGAGCTGAATGGACGCAAACTTGTATTAAAAGAAGAAACTG GTAATGAACGTAATCGCCTTAACTCTACAAGATCCACTGGAGGTGGTGGTGGTGGGAGAATCAACAGAGATGATAAAGACAA TTGGGGTATTAATAAACCAAGGGAACCAGAAAACTTTAACACATATGGGTTGAGTTTGCAATTCCTGGAGTCTATCAATGTCCAACCACCTCTTGTGAAGAAAGTATTTGTAGccaat cttGATTACAAAGCAGATCGTGCTAAAATAAAGGAAGTTTTCAAAATGGCAGGAAAAGTGCGTAACATTGATTTAGCAGTTGACAAGGATGGTAATAGTAGAGGATTTGCAGTTATTGAATATGATCATCCTGTTGAGGCTGTCCAG GCTATTTCAATGTTCGACAAGCAAATGCTTTATGACAGAAGAATGACTGTTCGCATGGACAGGGGAGTGACAGACAAAAGTGAAGTGAGGCTACCAGAAGGGTTGAAAAGTGTTGGTCTAGGATTAGGGCCAAATGGTGAACCTCTAAGAGATGTTGCcagaaatttggcacacactACCCCCACCAATAATTTGAATCTGACAGGAACGGCTCCCACTTTGGGTGCTGGTGTGTTGGGAGCAGTGCCAGCCACCAGTGTCACTTTGAATGGTCTTGGCACAGGATTGACAGCAAATACATTGAACACTAACACAGCATTAGGAGGTGGTCTTGGATTGCAg GCTCTGGGCTTAACTGGATTAGGAGCACTACAGAACCAACTTTTGCAACAAGGGTTGACTGCTAACGATTTAGCAACAGTCTTAACAGCACAGGCGGCCAATGTGAACCAAGCTAATTTGAACCTTGGCAATTCggatttaaatacaaatgtgcTTAACAACACTGGTCTATCATCTAATTTGTTGGGGACAAACTCTTTGAGTTCAGGACCATTGTCAG aattttctTTAGGCAACAGCAGACAGCTGGGCGGAGTGTCGGTTCCCAATCAGGGATACGGTCGCGACCCGGGAATGCAGCAAAATACAAGGGAGAAAACTTCCGACATggttattattacaaat ctTCCACCGACGGTAACGTGGCAGTTGATTCGTGAAAAGTTCAGTGAGTGTGGGGACGTGAAGTTTGCAGAGATGACAGCGCCGGACACCGCCATAGTTCGCTTCCACAAGGAATGGGATGCGGAGAGGGCGATCA AAATGTTTGACAGAACACGCATCGAAGGCAGGACCATTGACGTCCGTTACTTCTGA
- the LOC115440088 gene encoding heterogeneous nuclear ribonucleoprotein M isoform X2 produces MMDAQREKERDRSRRGDRPSRFSDVTRDRSSDRDRPEGKRLFVSNIPYEFRWTELKDLFKEKVGDVAYVELFNDENGKARGCGVVEFTNSEAMKKALFVMHRYELNGRKLVLKEETGNERNRLNSTRSTGGGGGGRINRDDKDNWGINKPREPENFNTYGLSLQFLESINVQPPLVKKVFVANLDYKADRAKIKEVFKMAGKVRNIDLAVDKDGNSRGFAVIEYDHPVEAVQAISMFDKQMLYDRRMTVRMDRGVTDKSEVRLPEGLKSVGLGLGPNGEPLRDVARNLAHTTPTNNLNLTGTAPTLGAGVLGAVPATSVTLNGLGTGLTANTLNTNTALGGGLGLQALGLTGLGALQNQLLQQGLTANDLATVLTAQAANVNQANLNLGNSDLNTNVLNNTGLSSNLLGTNSLSSGPLSGNSRQLGGVSVPNQGYGRDPGMQQNTREKTSDMVIITNLPPTVTWQLIREKFSECGDVKFAEMTAPDTAIVRFHKEWDAERAIKMFDRTRIEGRTIDVRYF; encoded by the exons ATGATGGACGCACAGCGTGAAAAAGAACGCGACCGGTCTAGACGCGGGGACAGACCTTCAAGATTTTCTGATGTGACGCGTGACCGGTCTTCGGATCGCGATCGTCCAGAGGGCAAACGCTTGTTCGTGTCTAATATACCATACGAGTTCCGCTGGACGGAATTAAAGGACTTGTTCAAAGAAAAG gttGGAGATGTTGCTTATGTTGAGCTCTTTAATGATGAGAATGGTAAGGCGAGAGGTTGTGGTGTTGTGGAGTTCACAAACTCTGAAGCCATGAAAAAAGCCCTTTTTGTAATGCACCGCTATGAGCTGAATGGACGCAAACTTGTATTAAAAGAAGAAACTG GTAATGAACGTAATCGCCTTAACTCTACAAGATCCACTGGAGGTGGTGGTGGTGGGAGAATCAACAGAGATGATAAAGACAA TTGGGGTATTAATAAACCAAGGGAACCAGAAAACTTTAACACATATGGGTTGAGTTTGCAATTCCTGGAGTCTATCAATGTCCAACCACCTCTTGTGAAGAAAGTATTTGTAGccaat cttGATTACAAAGCAGATCGTGCTAAAATAAAGGAAGTTTTCAAAATGGCAGGAAAAGTGCGTAACATTGATTTAGCAGTTGACAAGGATGGTAATAGTAGAGGATTTGCAGTTATTGAATATGATCATCCTGTTGAGGCTGTCCAG GCTATTTCAATGTTCGACAAGCAAATGCTTTATGACAGAAGAATGACTGTTCGCATGGACAGGGGAGTGACAGACAAAAGTGAAGTGAGGCTACCAGAAGGGTTGAAAAGTGTTGGTCTAGGATTAGGGCCAAATGGTGAACCTCTAAGAGATGTTGCcagaaatttggcacacactACCCCCACCAATAATTTGAATCTGACAGGAACGGCTCCCACTTTGGGTGCTGGTGTGTTGGGAGCAGTGCCAGCCACCAGTGTCACTTTGAATGGTCTTGGCACAGGATTGACAGCAAATACATTGAACACTAACACAGCATTAGGAGGTGGTCTTGGATTGCAg GCTCTGGGCTTAACTGGATTAGGAGCACTACAGAACCAACTTTTGCAACAAGGGTTGACTGCTAACGATTTAGCAACAGTCTTAACAGCACAGGCGGCCAATGTGAACCAAGCTAATTTGAACCTTGGCAATTCggatttaaatacaaatgtgcTTAACAACACTGGTCTATCATCTAATTTGTTGGGGACAAACTCTTTGAGTTCAGGACCATTGTCAG GCAACAGCAGACAGCTGGGCGGAGTGTCGGTTCCCAATCAGGGATACGGTCGCGACCCGGGAATGCAGCAAAATACAAGGGAGAAAACTTCCGACATggttattattacaaat ctTCCACCGACGGTAACGTGGCAGTTGATTCGTGAAAAGTTCAGTGAGTGTGGGGACGTGAAGTTTGCAGAGATGACAGCGCCGGACACCGCCATAGTTCGCTTCCACAAGGAATGGGATGCGGAGAGGGCGATCA AAATGTTTGACAGAACACGCATCGAAGGCAGGACCATTGACGTCCGTTACTTCTGA